Proteins from one Sulfurovum sp. TSL1 genomic window:
- the ppsA gene encoding phosphoenolpyruvate synthase, which produces MSQYIKWFKELGMEDVDQVGGKNASLGEMYRNLTQEGIRIPNGFAVTAEAYRTILDTNNAWEKLHAQFEDLNPDDVVQLQECGKRCREIIHACKLPDDIVAQISDAYEALKVEYGEEVTLAVRSSATAEDSPKASFAGQNESYLNIHGLDALLDAYRRCLASNFTDRSIHYKFDHGFDNMKVYLSVVVMKMVRSDIGESGVMFSIDSETGFKDVVFINAAYGLGENIVQGSIAPDSFYVHKPTFKKGYRTVLKRRLGDKVLKMIFSEGISQDNLSVAYTKNIDTTEEEREKFCINDEDVLLLAEYAIKIEDHYSKQAGYQKPMDMEWAKDGVDGHIYIVQARPETVESRKEGRHLEMYHLKERSEVLLKGQAVGTKIGSGKVCKIVDASKLNNFKAGDVLVAETTSPDWEPVMKIASAIVTNSGGRTCHAAIVSRELGIPAIVGAENAIAMLEDGQEITVSCAEGETGFVYEGILDFEIIKTDLSTLPKIKTQIMMNLGNPELAFSLASLPVDGIGLARTEFIINTSIQVHPMALIHPEKVDEQTREKIMQLTAAYESPTSFFVKILSEGVASIASSVYPDPCVVRMSDFKSNEYASLLGGEFFEMDEANPMIGFRGASRYTHPNYEEGFALECVAMKHVREEMGFDNVILMIPFCRRVEEGQRVLEAMEKYGLKRGESGLKIYVMCEIPNNVIQIDAFCKLFDGISIGSNDLTQLTLGVDRDSEIVAFDYDERDPGVMKMIEMAVEGAKRNQRHSSICGQGPSDYPEMAEALVKLGIDSISLNPDTVLQTISHISELESKHH; this is translated from the coding sequence ATGTCTCAGTATATTAAATGGTTTAAGGAACTTGGTATGGAGGATGTTGACCAGGTCGGCGGTAAAAATGCTTCTCTGGGTGAAATGTATCGAAATCTGACTCAAGAAGGGATACGTATCCCTAATGGTTTTGCGGTTACTGCAGAGGCGTATCGAACTATACTCGATACCAATAATGCCTGGGAGAAATTGCATGCCCAGTTTGAGGATTTAAATCCTGATGATGTCGTCCAACTGCAAGAATGTGGAAAGCGTTGTCGAGAGATAATCCATGCGTGTAAACTGCCTGATGATATAGTAGCACAGATAAGTGATGCTTACGAAGCACTCAAAGTGGAATATGGTGAAGAGGTAACACTGGCCGTAAGAAGTTCGGCAACTGCCGAAGACTCCCCTAAGGCGTCTTTTGCAGGACAGAATGAGAGTTATCTGAACATTCATGGCTTAGATGCACTTTTGGATGCTTATAGGCGTTGTTTGGCATCTAATTTTACAGACCGTTCCATACATTACAAGTTTGACCATGGGTTTGACAACATGAAAGTCTATTTGAGTGTGGTTGTGATGAAAATGGTAAGAAGTGACATTGGTGAGAGCGGTGTCATGTTCTCCATTGATTCGGAGACAGGATTTAAAGATGTTGTTTTCATCAACGCAGCGTACGGCTTGGGTGAAAATATTGTCCAGGGGAGTATCGCTCCGGACAGTTTTTATGTGCATAAACCTACATTTAAAAAAGGGTATCGTACAGTACTCAAAAGAAGACTTGGTGATAAAGTACTCAAAATGATCTTCTCAGAGGGTATCAGTCAGGATAATCTTTCCGTTGCGTACACGAAGAATATTGATACCACTGAAGAAGAAAGAGAGAAGTTCTGCATTAATGATGAGGATGTACTGCTTCTTGCAGAGTATGCGATTAAAATAGAAGATCACTATTCAAAACAGGCAGGATATCAAAAACCGATGGATATGGAGTGGGCAAAAGACGGTGTGGATGGACATATTTATATCGTGCAGGCACGTCCTGAAACTGTTGAGTCAAGAAAAGAAGGTAGACATCTTGAAATGTATCATCTTAAAGAACGTAGTGAAGTATTGCTTAAAGGTCAAGCCGTAGGTACAAAGATCGGTTCTGGAAAAGTATGTAAGATCGTTGATGCAAGTAAACTGAATAATTTTAAAGCGGGTGATGTACTGGTTGCAGAAACGACCAGCCCTGACTGGGAGCCTGTGATGAAAATTGCTTCTGCTATAGTAACCAACAGCGGAGGAAGAACATGCCATGCGGCTATTGTCTCAAGAGAGTTGGGTATTCCAGCGATAGTAGGGGCTGAAAATGCGATAGCAATGTTAGAGGATGGTCAAGAGATCACCGTAAGTTGTGCGGAGGGTGAAACTGGGTTTGTGTATGAAGGTATTTTGGATTTTGAGATCATTAAAACGGATCTTAGTACGTTACCAAAGATCAAGACACAGATCATGATGAATCTAGGTAATCCAGAGTTGGCATTTTCACTCGCCTCTCTCCCTGTAGATGGTATCGGTCTGGCAAGAACGGAATTTATCATCAATACTTCTATTCAAGTGCATCCGATGGCACTGATACATCCTGAAAAAGTGGATGAACAGACACGAGAAAAGATCATGCAACTCACTGCTGCGTATGAAAGTCCTACATCTTTCTTTGTAAAAATACTTTCTGAAGGAGTAGCGAGTATTGCATCTTCGGTCTATCCTGATCCCTGTGTGGTGAGAATGAGCGACTTTAAATCCAATGAGTATGCTTCATTGCTAGGAGGGGAATTCTTTGAAATGGATGAAGCTAATCCTATGATCGGTTTTCGTGGTGCCTCACGATATACACATCCGAATTACGAAGAGGGGTTTGCACTGGAGTGTGTAGCGATGAAACATGTGAGAGAGGAGATGGGTTTTGACAATGTCATTTTAATGATCCCTTTTTGCCGTAGAGTAGAAGAGGGACAGAGGGTATTGGAAGCCATGGAGAAATACGGTCTTAAGAGGGGAGAGAGCGGATTGAAGATCTATGTTATGTGTGAGATACCGAACAATGTGATACAGATCGATGCATTTTGTAAATTGTTTGATGGTATCAGCATAGGTTCTAATGATTTGACCCAATTGACACTTGGGGTTGATCGGGATTCCGAGATCGTTGCATTTGACTATGATGAACGTGATCCTGGCGTCATGAAGATGATAGAAATGGCAGTGGAGGGTGCAAAACGTAATCAACGACACAGCAGCATCTGCGGACAAGGACCTTCGGACTACCCTGAGATGGCAGAAGCTTTGGTAAAACTGGGCATAGACTCTATAAGTTTGAATCCCGATACAGTGTTACAGACGATCTCTCATATCAGCGAACTCGAATCAAAGCATCACTAG
- a CDS encoding TIGR01777 family oxidoreductase: MKKIVITGGSGFIGTYMQSYFKAEGFDVLPLGRKDTQKDITEITKVLEGVDIIINLAGAPIIHRWNDAYKKVLYDSRIITTKKIVTAMSNMKKKPELFVSTSAIGIYATDGPMSESDYTYSDNFLAKICKDWEAEARRADDFTRVVIYRFGVVLGKGGGALSKMLPSFKLGIAGTIGDGSEPFSWVHISDLLNAYLFVFDHNDLKGTFNLCSPNPVTNKVLTKTLGKILHRPTVIPLPKFVLRLLFSEGATVLTEGQRVIPERLLKHHFIFKYPTIEEALREVLD; the protein is encoded by the coding sequence ATGAAAAAAATAGTGATTACTGGGGGCAGCGGTTTCATAGGGACGTATATGCAATCATATTTCAAAGCAGAAGGCTTTGATGTGCTCCCTTTAGGCAGAAAAGATACCCAAAAAGATATCACAGAGATCACCAAAGTCCTCGAAGGCGTAGACATCATCATCAATCTCGCCGGTGCACCGATCATCCATAGGTGGAATGATGCCTATAAGAAAGTCCTCTATGACAGTAGGATCATCACGACAAAGAAGATCGTAACGGCTATGTCAAACATGAAAAAGAAACCGGAACTTTTTGTCTCTACCTCTGCTATCGGTATTTATGCCACCGATGGTCCGATGAGTGAATCAGACTATACCTACTCAGATAATTTTTTAGCGAAGATCTGTAAAGACTGGGAAGCTGAAGCACGACGTGCGGATGATTTTACCAGGGTCGTCATTTATCGTTTCGGCGTAGTACTGGGCAAAGGTGGAGGCGCACTCTCTAAAATGCTGCCCTCTTTCAAATTGGGTATCGCAGGGACCATAGGAGATGGGAGTGAACCATTCAGCTGGGTACATATATCTGACCTTCTGAATGCCTATTTGTTCGTATTCGATCACAATGACCTGAAAGGTACTTTCAATCTCTGCTCGCCAAATCCTGTGACAAACAAAGTGCTCACCAAAACACTGGGTAAAATACTGCATAGACCCACAGTGATACCTTTACCGAAATTTGTCCTGAGATTGCTCTTTTCAGAAGGTGCAACAGTACTGACCGAAGGGCAACGTGTGATCCCTGAACGATTATTGAAACATCACTTCATCTTCAAATACCCGACCATAGAAGAGGCACTTAGAGAAGTATTGGATTAA
- a CDS encoding endonuclease/exonuclease/phosphatase family protein: MLNELKSLIIKPSLHHHSYSHTVCDDTVPDEFSVLCWNVHKNNDTFSFSNYIEEFSKKKPVDFYLFQEADFKHNTELNLPSLTFNAAANLEKGSTFYGVLTASKCRTEYSKPFLSHGKELIFGPRKSLLLTKHAFADGSPLWILNLHAINFRESRHYYKEIDNMIQIIDDYDGAMIIAGDFNSWNKNRMKFLHNKMKELHFAPVPFSKSDRVKSFMRNHLDFIFYRGIELVEQSIERNHKLSDHHPLFAKFNKIY; encoded by the coding sequence ATGTTAAACGAATTAAAATCCCTGATCATTAAGCCATCGCTGCATCATCACAGTTATTCTCATACCGTATGCGATGATACTGTGCCAGATGAATTCAGTGTGCTTTGCTGGAATGTGCATAAGAACAATGATACTTTTTCCTTCAGTAACTATATTGAAGAATTTTCCAAAAAGAAACCTGTTGACTTCTACTTATTTCAGGAAGCTGATTTTAAACACAATACCGAACTCAATCTTCCAAGTCTCACATTCAATGCTGCGGCAAATTTGGAAAAAGGTTCAACTTTTTATGGTGTCTTAACAGCAAGTAAGTGTAGAACAGAGTACAGTAAGCCTTTCCTGTCACATGGTAAAGAGCTCATATTCGGTCCACGTAAAAGTCTACTTTTGACCAAGCACGCTTTTGCAGATGGTTCTCCTTTATGGATCTTAAATCTTCATGCGATCAATTTTAGAGAAAGCAGACACTACTACAAAGAGATAGACAACATGATTCAGATCATCGATGATTATGATGGAGCCATGATCATTGCCGGTGATTTTAATTCATGGAATAAAAACAGAATGAAATTCCTTCACAATAAAATGAAAGAACTACATTTTGCCCCTGTGCCATTTTCAAAAAGTGATAGGGTCAAGTCTTTTATGCGAAATCATTTGGATTTTATTTTTTACAGAGGCATTGAACTGGTTGAACAGAGTATAGAAAGAAACCATAAGCTTTCTGATCACCATCCCCTATTCGCCAAATTCAACAAAATTTACTAG
- a CDS encoding carbon-nitrogen hydrolase family protein, which yields MKKGTFTVAAVQASPVFMDLDATIEKACNLIRRSAKKGADIVVFPEAFVPGYPDWIWQVPPGEIKLNQDLYAKLLEQSVTIGSIETDRLCEAAKQAGVYVVIGINEKNSQASSGSIYNSLLFIDPKGNIFGHHQKLVPTAPERTIWAYGNASTVKVYETDICKVGGLICWENYMPLVRYALYAEGIELYLAPTYDEGQTWNASMRHIAKEGRCFVSGCCMVLKKEEVLKKLPQLKPYYKSVGEFINKGNSVIADPNGEVIAGPLHAKEGILLSEVDLHILLGSKWNLDVAGHYARPDAFELTVKK from the coding sequence ATGAAAAAAGGTACATTCACCGTAGCAGCTGTACAAGCATCTCCAGTATTTATGGATTTAGATGCAACGATAGAAAAAGCTTGTAACCTTATTCGTAGATCGGCTAAAAAAGGAGCCGATATAGTTGTTTTTCCTGAAGCATTTGTACCAGGTTATCCTGATTGGATATGGCAGGTCCCGCCAGGCGAAATAAAACTGAACCAAGATCTTTATGCCAAGTTACTGGAGCAGTCTGTGACCATCGGCAGCATTGAGACTGACCGTTTATGTGAGGCTGCAAAACAAGCCGGTGTTTATGTCGTGATAGGTATCAATGAAAAAAATTCGCAAGCCAGCAGTGGAAGTATCTATAATTCACTGCTCTTTATCGATCCAAAAGGAAATATATTCGGGCATCATCAAAAACTTGTTCCCACAGCGCCGGAACGTACTATTTGGGCCTATGGGAATGCAAGTACTGTGAAGGTGTATGAAACAGACATCTGTAAAGTGGGTGGCTTGATCTGTTGGGAAAATTATATGCCTTTGGTACGTTATGCACTCTATGCAGAGGGTATAGAATTGTATCTTGCTCCTACCTATGATGAAGGCCAGACCTGGAATGCATCTATGAGACATATCGCAAAAGAAGGCCGATGTTTCGTTTCCGGTTGTTGTATGGTGCTTAAAAAAGAGGAGGTTCTTAAAAAACTTCCTCAACTGAAGCCATATTATAAGTCCGTGGGAGAGTTTATAAACAAGGGCAATAGTGTCATAGCAGATCCAAATGGTGAAGTCATTGCAGGTCCACTACATGCCAAAGAAGGGATACTCCTTTCTGAAGTAGATCTACATATATTACTTGGATCAAAATGGAATCTTGATGTTGCCGGTCATTATGCCCGACCGGATGCCTTTGAATTAACTGTAAAAAAATGA
- a CDS encoding MerR family transcriptional regulator: protein MEYKISELVAKTGVPKSTILYYIREGLLPEANKIKSNVHRYSDQHIELIRYIKYMQEEIGSSNEQIRFALQNQNQSLSTSATMLQPLMNTLSDIPSDAKHFTKKEFIAHYNVDATLLETLLDDGIVLPIHEDDYTDREASMIKLVTYFKEVGVDYSVLKAYVDHAKALSELEYQMQAKLCSVRDEDNFSILWKIMFETLFNAKPYLFNRNTYHVLLNAVKSEVKP, encoded by the coding sequence ATGGAATATAAAATATCTGAACTTGTTGCAAAGACAGGGGTCCCTAAATCAACCATTTTGTATTACATTAGAGAGGGCTTACTTCCAGAAGCAAATAAGATCAAATCCAATGTACATCGATATAGTGATCAACACATAGAACTTATTCGGTACATTAAATACATGCAAGAAGAGATAGGCAGCAGTAATGAACAGATCAGGTTTGCACTGCAGAATCAAAATCAGTCTCTCTCCACTTCAGCAACCATGTTGCAGCCATTGATGAATACACTCAGTGATATCCCTTCAGATGCGAAACATTTTACCAAAAAAGAGTTTATTGCGCATTACAATGTCGATGCTACGCTTTTAGAAACGCTTTTAGACGATGGTATAGTGTTACCTATACATGAAGATGATTATACAGACAGAGAGGCAAGTATGATCAAGCTGGTAACGTATTTTAAAGAAGTGGGTGTGGACTACAGTGTTCTAAAGGCATATGTAGATCATGCCAAGGCACTCAGTGAACTGGAGTATCAAATGCAAGCCAAGCTTTGCAGTGTACGTGATGAAGACAACTTTTCAATACTATGGAAGATCATGTTTGAAACATTATTTAATGCAAAACCCTATCTTTTTAACCGTAATACCTATCATGTTTTACTCAATGCAGTGAAGAGTGAGGTGAAACCATGA
- a CDS encoding carboxymuconolactone decarboxylase family protein codes for MAHIQLPEFEDMSPEIQKRAQPILEKTGQLGDIFKLLALDEKIYFATDGMIQKYLLDETTLSYDTKESIALLISLENGCKMCVDVHKGIAKMLGMSEERIEEVLHGVDAMNVPESEKALLNFCIKASGKENYKILKSEIDALKAYGYSDIQILEAVSITGYFNYINTLSNVFGLGES; via the coding sequence ATGGCACACATACAATTACCCGAATTTGAGGATATGTCTCCGGAGATTCAAAAAAGAGCACAACCCATACTGGAAAAGACCGGACAACTAGGTGATATATTTAAGCTTTTGGCTTTGGATGAAAAGATCTATTTTGCAACTGATGGAATGATACAGAAATACCTTCTGGATGAGACAACTCTCTCTTATGATACGAAAGAATCCATTGCCCTGCTTATCTCTTTAGAGAATGGCTGTAAAATGTGTGTAGATGTCCATAAAGGCATTGCAAAAATGCTTGGTATGTCTGAAGAGCGTATAGAAGAGGTGCTTCATGGAGTAGATGCCATGAATGTTCCAGAGAGTGAGAAAGCTTTATTGAACTTTTGTATCAAAGCCTCAGGCAAAGAAAACTATAAAATTCTTAAATCAGAAATAGATGCACTGAAAGCGTATGGATACAGTGACATCCAGATCCTTGAAGCTGTTTCTATTACAGGCTATTTTAACTATATTAATACCCTTTCAAATGTATTTGGGCTAGGAGAGTCATGA
- a CDS encoding thioredoxin fold domain-containing protein: MKLNKILLLVFFTNILLNASTIFTLSGVNKVYLVVEISGKTIPKSYKSMIMENLQTMTDDLKIDSKGYDPRSLAVLVNETPINGSTMINIQLLIGEEVKRLDNHEKTFALTYQDMGHFVLKEGDDPEDAFEDTFDTMLLKFSEQYLEENKKISKVVINEENFASEMHYETNYDEAVKKSKKLQKNIMLVLVSNFCPWCRKFEQRVLLKNEINEIVQKNYIPLILNKEKDPFPKEFDTGFTPIIHFIDHQTLKSYKHVIGYNNKDEFTYILRSDNVAK; the protein is encoded by the coding sequence ATGAAATTAAATAAAATCCTTCTTTTGGTATTTTTTACCAATATCCTATTGAACGCATCCACAATATTTACCTTGTCGGGTGTCAACAAAGTCTATTTGGTGGTTGAAATATCCGGTAAGACCATTCCAAAATCATATAAAAGTATGATCATGGAAAACCTACAGACAATGACCGATGATCTTAAGATCGACTCCAAAGGTTATGACCCAAGATCCTTAGCTGTACTGGTCAATGAAACACCGATCAATGGAAGTACCATGATCAATATTCAACTGCTCATAGGAGAAGAGGTAAAACGTTTGGACAACCATGAGAAAACATTTGCACTGACCTATCAGGATATGGGACACTTTGTATTGAAAGAGGGTGATGACCCGGAAGATGCATTTGAAGATACTTTTGATACGATGCTTTTAAAGTTCTCGGAACAATATCTGGAAGAGAATAAAAAGATCTCAAAAGTAGTGATCAATGAAGAGAATTTTGCTTCTGAAATGCATTATGAAACAAATTATGATGAAGCGGTCAAAAAATCAAAAAAACTACAAAAAAACATCATGCTTGTTCTGGTATCGAATTTCTGTCCCTGGTGTCGCAAATTTGAGCAAAGAGTCCTGCTTAAAAATGAGATCAATGAGATCGTACAAAAAAATTATATCCCTCTCATTCTCAATAAAGAGAAAGATCCGTTTCCAAAAGAATTTGATACAGGATTTACACCTATCATACATTTCATAGACCATCAAACGCTAAAAAGCTATAAGCATGTGATCGGTTACAACAATAAGGATGAATTCACCTACATACTAAGATCGGACAATGTAGCAAAATAA
- a CDS encoding RMD1 family protein, which produces MGTIKAYKFTDGFDFDLIRKEVLGTFRAKLLKDVLIIEKDNDLCFLFNYGVIIFWDFDDEEYFLKTISSSIGAIKILEDYQYHISPIQPVKIELDTIYIDSDDELKKLSISYAIEQSIMLGNFEDSIKKALELTEHIPLELAENGRVNMSRREIAKERGRLFITKSNIYLHFEFLDTPEFFWEYPELDIYYQSMRKYLELQPRIEILNRKLNVMQEVLAILADEQNHKHSSILEWIIIILIAFEILLFILNDFT; this is translated from the coding sequence ATGGGGACCATAAAAGCATATAAATTTACCGATGGTTTTGATTTTGACCTGATCAGAAAAGAAGTGCTTGGTACATTTCGTGCAAAACTTTTAAAAGATGTGCTCATTATTGAAAAAGACAACGATCTCTGTTTTTTGTTTAACTATGGTGTGATCATATTCTGGGATTTTGACGATGAAGAGTACTTTCTGAAAACGATCAGTTCTTCAATCGGTGCGATCAAGATCTTAGAAGACTACCAGTATCACATTTCTCCGATCCAGCCTGTTAAAATTGAATTAGACACTATCTATATCGATTCTGATGATGAATTGAAAAAGCTTTCCATCTCCTATGCCATTGAGCAATCTATCATGCTGGGGAACTTTGAAGATTCGATTAAAAAAGCCCTGGAACTCACTGAGCATATTCCTTTGGAACTTGCTGAAAATGGTCGTGTCAATATGAGCAGACGTGAAATAGCCAAAGAGAGAGGCCGTCTTTTCATTACAAAATCGAACATCTATTTACATTTTGAATTTTTAGATACACCGGAATTTTTCTGGGAGTATCCTGAACTGGATATTTACTATCAGAGTATGAGAAAGTATCTTGAGCTGCAGCCACGTATCGAAATTCTTAATAGAAAATTGAATGTCATGCAGGAGGTATTGGCCATTCTTGCGGACGAGCAGAACCATAAACACAGCAGTATTTTAGAATGGATCATCATTATTCTGATCGCATTTGAAATTCTACTATTTATCTTAAATGATTTTACATGA
- a CDS encoding MBL fold metallo-hydrolase, producing the protein MQLTFLGTSAGKPTKERNISALALEFEQDNKWYLFDCGEATQHQILKSRLSIGKLDTIFITHMHGDHYYGLPGLLSSKKLDTAFRPLTIYGPTGIKKFLECVIDVSFENLGYTLEIIEFKAEETFTFEKFSLKILALEHSIESFAFYIKENDITNKLNEEKLRSIGLEPSPLYGELQRGNCITFQGKKIEPKEYMLPPVRGRTLIIAGDNSRPEILGRYLEEIDLLIHECTYTQKDYDHLQVKVLHTTAKDLGKAVQERHVKNVIATHINPRYSNHGADGVDSIYGEIKQYYKGRVFIANDLDVYRLSKDGMVEKL; encoded by the coding sequence GTGCAACTGACATTCTTGGGGACAAGTGCTGGAAAACCGACCAAAGAAAGAAATATCTCTGCACTTGCATTGGAATTTGAACAAGACAATAAGTGGTATCTATTTGACTGCGGTGAAGCCACACAGCATCAGATATTGAAAAGCAGGCTTTCGATCGGAAAATTGGATACGATCTTCATTACCCATATGCACGGTGATCATTATTATGGTCTTCCCGGTCTGTTGAGCTCAAAAAAACTGGATACCGCTTTTAGACCTCTTACGATATACGGTCCGACAGGCATCAAAAAATTTCTTGAGTGTGTGATAGATGTTTCTTTTGAAAATCTTGGATATACGCTGGAGATCATAGAGTTCAAAGCAGAGGAGACGTTTACGTTTGAGAAATTTTCATTAAAGATCCTGGCACTTGAACACTCTATAGAAAGTTTTGCGTTTTATATTAAAGAGAACGATATCACCAACAAACTCAATGAAGAAAAATTGAGATCCATCGGTCTGGAGCCATCGCCACTGTATGGTGAATTACAAAGGGGAAATTGCATTACATTTCAGGGTAAAAAGATTGAACCCAAGGAGTATATGCTTCCACCTGTAAGGGGAAGAACATTGATCATAGCAGGAGATAACAGCAGGCCGGAAATACTGGGCAGATACCTTGAAGAGATCGATCTCTTGATACATGAGTGTACGTACACGCAAAAAGACTATGATCATCTTCAGGTCAAAGTGTTACACACGACCGCAAAAGACCTCGGAAAAGCAGTTCAGGAAAGGCATGTCAAAAATGTGATCGCTACACACATTAATCCGAGGTATAGTAACCATGGTGCGGACGGCGTAGATTCGATCTATGGTGAAATAAAACAGTATTATAAAGGCAGAGTATTTATAGCCAACGATCTGGATGTCTATCGTCTCAGTAAAGATGGCATGGTTGAAAAACTGTAG
- a CDS encoding CDP-alcohol phosphatidyltransferase family protein, producing MVLHYIPNILSLFRIFAAPFLLLSGWYDLPILFFILLGMMLLSDLLDGIIARRIDHTTERGSRLDSYGDILTYLSTPLAVWWLWPDIVKEELYYIIAAIVIYIVPAIFSFLKFGQLASYHTWITKIAAVLMSVGVVMLLGFDNHLLFHSAVYFLVLVMVENIAITFILPKQKSDIYSVWHAWKERS from the coding sequence ATGGTACTGCATTATATCCCTAACATATTAAGTCTGTTTCGTATCTTCGCAGCACCATTTTTACTGCTTTCAGGCTGGTATGATCTACCCATACTCTTTTTTATACTTTTGGGAATGATGCTGCTTTCAGATCTGCTTGACGGTATCATTGCACGTAGGATAGACCATACCACTGAACGGGGATCAAGACTGGATAGTTATGGAGATATACTGACCTATCTGAGTACTCCTTTGGCAGTCTGGTGGCTTTGGCCGGATATCGTGAAAGAAGAACTTTATTATATCATTGCAGCGATCGTTATCTATATAGTGCCTGCCATTTTTTCTTTTTTGAAATTTGGACAACTTGCCAGTTATCATACATGGATCACTAAGATCGCTGCAGTACTTATGAGTGTAGGTGTGGTGATGCTGCTTGGATTTGATAATCATCTTTTATTTCACTCAGCAGTTTATTTTTTGGTGCTTGTCATGGTTGAAAATATCGCGATCACCTTCATACTCCCGAAACAGAAAAGTGATATCTATTCTGTTTGGCATGCATGGAAAGAGAGATCATAG
- a CDS encoding Hsp20/alpha crystallin family protein, which yields MLLTKFDPMRDFRDLEERMASALNLPEIGSELSNVSGFSPSVNTREGDYAYHVEVDLPGVKKDDIHVDLKDNVLTISGERKNKKEVKEKDYYKKESSYGRFQRSFTLPDNTDAENIEANCKDGVLEVVIPKIERSKKETKKIKIK from the coding sequence ATGTTATTAACGAAATTTGACCCGATGAGAGATTTTAGAGATTTAGAAGAGAGAATGGCAAGTGCATTAAATTTGCCGGAGATCGGTAGCGAACTTTCCAATGTTTCCGGTTTTTCGCCATCTGTTAATACAAGAGAAGGAGACTATGCCTATCATGTAGAAGTAGATCTTCCTGGTGTAAAGAAAGATGATATCCATGTGGATCTCAAAGACAATGTTCTGACTATCTCGGGCGAGAGAAAAAACAAGAAAGAGGTCAAAGAGAAAGATTACTATAAGAAAGAGAGCTCTTATGGTAGATTTCAAAGAAGTTTTACATTGCCGGATAATACAGATGCTGAAAATATCGAGGCAAATTGTAAAGACGGTGTACTGGAAGTCGTGATACCGAAGATAGAGAGAAGTAAAAAAGAGACGAAAAAGATCAAGATAAAATAG
- a CDS encoding type 1 glutamine amidotransferase domain-containing protein — protein MKALIISADLFEDSELKIPYQSLRELGIHVDIASIKKGAIIGKNGFNVYATITLNEVDPKQYDILILPGGKSPSLIRQEEKALAIVRYFFDHNKLVAAICHGPQILISAGLMEGRVATGYKGIAQELKDAGATYKDEEVVIDKNLITSRQPSDLNAFMDAIKEYLYYESKK, from the coding sequence ATGAAAGCTTTGATCATCAGTGCAGATCTTTTTGAAGATTCTGAGTTAAAAATCCCCTATCAATCTCTTAGGGAATTAGGGATACATGTAGATATCGCCTCTATCAAAAAGGGTGCTATCATAGGAAAAAACGGGTTTAATGTCTATGCAACCATAACCCTTAATGAAGTGGACCCAAAGCAGTATGACATACTGATACTTCCTGGAGGTAAAAGTCCCTCTTTAATACGTCAAGAAGAAAAAGCATTAGCGATCGTCCGATATTTTTTTGATCATAATAAGCTGGTTGCAGCTATCTGCCATGGTCCCCAGATTCTCATTTCAGCCGGTTTAATGGAAGGAAGAGTCGCAACAGGATACAAGGGCATTGCACAAGAACTTAAAGATGCTGGTGCAACCTATAAAGATGAGGAAGTGGTCATCGATAAAAACTTGATCACTTCCAGGCAGCCGTCAGACTTGAACGCATTTATGGATGCGATCAAAGAGTATTTGTATTATGAGTCGAAAAAATAA